In the Nocardia asteroides genome, GGCCAGCAGCAGCGGCTCTGCATCGCCCGCGCCATCGCCGTCTCGCCCGACGTGCTGCTCATGGACGAGCCCTGCTCCGCGCTGGACCCGATCTCCACCCTGGCGATCGAGGACCTGATCACCGAACTCAAGAAGGAGTTCACCATCGTGATCGTCACGCACAACATGCAGCAGGCCGCCCGCGTCAGCGACCAGACCGGCTTCTTCAACCTGGAGGCCCAGGGCAAGCCGGGCAGGCTGATCGAGATCGACGACACCGAGAAGATCTTCTCGAACCCGTCGAAGCGCGCCACCGAGGACTACATCTCCGGCCGCTTCGGCTGATCCGCCCGCGACGACGAAGGCCCGCGCGATCGCGCGGGCCTTTCGCGTGTCCTATGGGCGCTCACCCGGCGCGAACACCGGGCGAGCGGGGTGGGACTACTTCTCGTCGGTGCTCGCGGGGAGCTCGCCGGTGACCAGGAAGACGACCCGGCGGCCGATCTCGACGGCGTGGTCGGCGAAGCGCTCGTAGTAGCGGCCGAGCAGGGTGACGTCGACCGCGGCGGCGACGCCGTGCTTCCAGTCCCGGTCCATGAGCAGGGTGAAGAGGTGACGGTGCAGGTCGTCCATCGCCTCGTCCTCCTCGTTGAGTTCGAGGGCGCGCTCGGGATCGCGGGTCGCGAGCACCTCCTTGGCGCTGGCGCCCATGCTGACCGCGATCCGGCCCATCTCGGCGAAGTAGCCGTTCACCGCCTCGGGCAGCGCGTGCGCGGGGTGCCTGCGCCTGGTCACCTTGGCGACGTGCTGGGCGAGCGCGCCCATCCGGTTCACGTCGTTCACGATCTGGATGGCACTCACCACCTGGCGCAGGTCGCCCGCGACCGGGGCCTGCAGCGCGAGCAGCGCGAAGGCGCGCTCCTCGGCGTCGCTGATCATCTCGGCGATCCGGTCGTCCTGGGAGAGCACCTGTTCGGCCAGCCCGAGGTCGGCCTGCAGCAGCGACTGGGTGGCCCGCTCCATGGCGGTGCCCGCGAGCCCGGCCATCTCGCCGAGGAGATCGGCGAGGTCGGCCATTTGCTCGTTGTAGATGACACGCATGGGCCGAGACTAGTGTCCGCGACTTTCCGCGTCACCAACGACGGGTGAATGGCGGGTGATGCGCCCGGTCCGGGCACATTTCCGGCAAACCGCTACTTGCAGGTGTCGTCGGCGGCGTTCATGTGCTCCAGGTCGGAGGGGAGCGCGACCGGAGCGGCGCTCGCCGGGGTGCCGAGCGGCACGCTGGGCAAGGTGGTCCCGACCGGGGTGGGCGGCACCACCGTGCCGGCGAAGCTCTCGCCGAGCACCAGCTCGATGATGCTGCCGAGCTCGTCGGCGCGCTCCAGGCTGGCGCCCGGGATCGAGCTGGCGACCGTCGCCGCCTCCGCCTCGTGCCCGGTGGCGTACCTGACCTTCGTGCTCGGCGAGGTCCCGCCCGCGTAGTTCGAGGTGGTGTAGATGCCGAAGCCCTGCGCGCTCAGCTTGGTGGCGGTGCGCTGCGCGGAGCCCTCCATCCCGGAGGCGTTCGACACCTGCACCGAGACGATGCTGGGGTCGACGGCGGTGAGCTTGGTCGCCGGCTCGGCGGGCGCGGGCTCCGCCTCGGTGGTGATCTCCGGCGCCTTCTGCTCGCCAGGCAGCGGCTGGTCGTCGATGACCGCGCGGAACAGCGCCTTGATGTCGGTGTCGCGCGGGATCTCGTTGCCGTAGGAGGTGGTGCCCGCGGTCGGGATGGTCAGGAAGGTGACCGCGCCCGCGCTCATCTTCTGCAGCGAGCGGCCGAGCATGAGCAGGTCCTGGCTGCGCACATTGTCGACGAAGGTATGGCTGGTGAAGGCGGAGACGAAGCCGTTCATCTTGCCCGGGTCGAGCAGCACCTTGCTGGAGAGCGCGCCGCGCAGCAGCGAGGCGAGGAACTTCTGCTGCCGGTTGATCCGGTCGTAGTCGCTGCGCTCCTCGCCGTAGACGTGCCTGGCGCGGACGTAGTTCAGCGCGGTCTGGCCGCTCACGATCTGCTTGCCCGAGGTCTCCAGGATGGTGCCGAGGGTGTCGTCGATGATCGGCTTGGTGCTGCACACCTCGACGCCGCCGACCTGGTCCACCATGGCCTCGAAGCCGGCGAAGTCGATGCCGATGAAGCGGTTGATGCTGAGCCCGCTCATCTTGCGAACCACGTTCACCAGGCAGCGCGGGCCGCCGAGGGCGTAGACCGCGTTCAGCTTGTCGCCCATGGCGGAGGGGAAGGTCTCCTGGGTGTAGGTGCCGTTGTCGTTGTCCCAGCCCTGGCACTGCGGGCGGGTGACGTCCAGGTCGCGCGGGAAGGAGACGACGACGACGCGCGAGCGGTTCTTGGGGATGTTGACCAGCATGACGGTGTCGGCGCGGGCGCCCTCGGCGTCCTCCAGCGTGCCGGCGCCGATGTCGCCGTTCACCCCGGCCCTGGTGTCGGTGCCGACGATCAGGAAGTTCTCGTCGCCGAGCTGCAGGTCCGAGTCGAGCACGTCCTCCGGGTTCTCGTCCAGGGCGTTGACCTGGGTGAAGCCGCTGTCGGTCGCGCGCAGGTAGCTCCAGCCGCCGCCGGTGGTGAGCAGGGCGATCACCGCGACCGCGGCTACCGACGACCGCAGTGCGAAGCGGCCCCGCTTGCTCTTGATGCCGGTGGCGCCCGCCTTCCGCGGGCCGACCGCGCGCGGCTGCTCCGCGCTGCGCGCCTTCCGGCCGCGCGGGGCGTCGCCGGTCTTGCGCGGCTCCGGCCCCGGCTCGACGACCGGCGGGATCTCCTCGGTGACGTCCTCGGCGGGTTCGTCGGCTACCGGGCCGCGCGGTGGTACCGGGGGCTTGCGGCCCTTCTCCGCCCTGGCTCGGGGCGGGCCCGCGGCCGGTGCCTGCCGGTGCACCCGGGTGGAGTCGGCGGCGGGTTCGGGAGCGGGCTTCTCCGCGCGGCCGGGCGCCTGGCGTCCGGGGGGAGGGGCGGGTTCGTCGCGGGCGGGGGCTTGGCGTCCCGCGGGCCGGGCAATCTCGTTGCGGGCGGGGGCCGGCCGTTGCGGAGGCTGTCGACGGGCTGATTCGTCCGGTCCCGGCGCCTGGCGTCCGGGAGCTGCCCGCCCGCCTGCCGGGGGCGGATCCTCGCGGCTCGGAGCGCGCCGCCCCGGCGCGGGCCGCCCGGGATCGGTCGGCCGCCCCGGCGCCGGTGCGGCACCGGCGATATCCCCCGCGACCGGCGACCCACCCCTGCCGCGCGCGGGTGGCGGCTCCCGCCGCGCGGCAGCCTGCCCGCTCGGCCTGCGCTGCTCGCCCTGCGAATCCGGCCGCCGTCTCCGCGCGACCCGCTCACTGTCGACCTTCTGCACGAGGTCGTGCACGGTGAGCGGAGCCGACGCCGACTCGTCACCGTCCTCCGAGTGCCTGGACCGGCGGGACGTGTGCGCGCCGTCCGCCTCGGGCTCGCTCCCGGCCGGGTACCGCTCCCACGGGGGGCGGCCTCCCGGACGTGGCGAACGCCCCTGCCGATCGTCAGCCACCTACGAACCTCGCTTTTCCCGATCCCTGCTGCCGCATCAGGCCGTGTCGACCGGCGTGACCGATGCCGCAATGATAACGATTACGCCACGGCAGGCCACTTCTGCCGCACGCAACCATCAACCGCCACTGTGCATGACGTCCGCGGCGTGCGGAACCGCCAGGTCGTCGGGGTCGTCCAGCCAGCCGTGCGGCAGCGCGACCTTGCCCGGCGAACCCTGCCGCCCGCGCGGCCCCTCCGCGTCCCGGGGGAAGGGCGCCTCCCGGTCCAGCTGCTCGACGAGCGCGGCGAGCTCGGACAGCCGGGAGACGGTCGCGAAGGCGCGCCGCAGCTCGGAGCCGACCGGGAACCCCAT is a window encoding:
- a CDS encoding LCP family protein; the protein is MADDRQGRSPRPGGRPPWERYPAGSEPEADGAHTSRRSRHSEDGDESASAPLTVHDLVQKVDSERVARRRRPDSQGEQRRPSGQAAARREPPPARGRGGSPVAGDIAGAAPAPGRPTDPGRPAPGRRAPSREDPPPAGGRAAPGRQAPGPDESARRQPPQRPAPARNEIARPAGRQAPARDEPAPPPGRQAPGRAEKPAPEPAADSTRVHRQAPAAGPPRARAEKGRKPPVPPRGPVADEPAEDVTEEIPPVVEPGPEPRKTGDAPRGRKARSAEQPRAVGPRKAGATGIKSKRGRFALRSSVAAVAVIALLTTGGGWSYLRATDSGFTQVNALDENPEDVLDSDLQLGDENFLIVGTDTRAGVNGDIGAGTLEDAEGARADTVMLVNIPKNRSRVVVVSFPRDLDVTRPQCQGWDNDNGTYTQETFPSAMGDKLNAVYALGGPRCLVNVVRKMSGLSINRFIGIDFAGFEAMVDQVGGVEVCSTKPIIDDTLGTILETSGKQIVSGQTALNYVRARHVYGEERSDYDRINRQQKFLASLLRGALSSKVLLDPGKMNGFVSAFTSHTFVDNVRSQDLLMLGRSLQKMSAGAVTFLTIPTAGTTSYGNEIPRDTDIKALFRAVIDDQPLPGEQKAPEITTEAEPAPAEPATKLTAVDPSIVSVQVSNASGMEGSAQRTATKLSAQGFGIYTTSNYAGGTSPSTKVRYATGHEAEAATVASSIPGASLERADELGSIIELVLGESFAGTVVPPTPVGTTLPSVPLGTPASAAPVALPSDLEHMNAADDTCK
- the phoU gene encoding phosphate signaling complex protein PhoU → MRVIYNEQMADLADLLGEMAGLAGTAMERATQSLLQADLGLAEQVLSQDDRIAEMISDAEERAFALLALQAPVAGDLRQVVSAIQIVNDVNRMGALAQHVAKVTRRRHPAHALPEAVNGYFAEMGRIAVSMGASAKEVLATRDPERALELNEEDEAMDDLHRHLFTLLMDRDWKHGVAAAVDVTLLGRYYERFADHAVEIGRRVVFLVTGELPASTDEK